The following are encoded in a window of Drosophila simulans strain w501 chromosome 3L, Prin_Dsim_3.1, whole genome shotgun sequence genomic DNA:
- the LOC6737102 gene encoding meiotic recombination protein P22 has protein sequence MDRTTATPSPASTYCSFLCGSHHSPLRRSQRLIDKENRDVQKIPPKSLSPQLFGNTEDDYSELLLQQGKVVHLKPAAKLVHLRSSDNLVHLRSPDKVVPLKTSKRIVHLKPSDKIIHLKSLDEVEKTEKKKYNIQKGVHPRNSQRKSIQCTPKKRGRKPKQPAKKLQSRIPTDQLGNTPSPSKLPAKYPAHFVHQLPPAEEFSCAARRRSLSAPAMQLSDLCLTPDEIQTPERRGEIGNKSPSDLDSDVSMNISLSDSIGEIFGTKDISSILTMQRPRQYILLEEHLPTLATMLNVDLERLRCVLDITQGLTHEQILRFPIKQEEAELEVSSIL, from the coding sequence ATGGATAGGACAACAGCCACCCCGAGTCCGGCCTCCACATACTGCTCCTTTTTGTGTGGCTCCCATCACTCCCCATTGCGGCGATCACAGCGCCTCATCGACAAGGAAAACCGGGATGTGCAGAAGATTCCGCCCAAAAGCCTTTCTCCTCAGTTATTTGGAAACACGGAAGATGATTACAGCGAACTATTGTTGCAGCAAGGGAAAGTGGTTCACCTGAAGCCTGCAGCTAAGTTGGTGCACCTGAGATCCTCGGATAATCTAGTCCATCTTAGATCCCCAGATAAAGTTGTCCCCTTGAAAACTTCCAAAAGAATCGTTCACCTGAAGCCTTCAGATAAGATTATCCACCTGAAAAGTTTAGATGAAGTAGAAAAGACCGAAAagaagaaatataatattcagAAAGGAGTTCATCCAAGGAACTCACAAAGGAAGAGCATTCAATGCACTCCCAAAAAACGTGGTCGAAAACCAAAGCAACCGGCTAAGAAACTGCAATCAAGAATTCCCACTGATCAGCTAGGGAACACACCATCGCCATCCAAGCTGCCTGCCAAATATCCCGCTCATTTTGTTCATCAACTTCCGCCCGCTGAGGAATTCAGCTGTGCCGCTCGAAGACGATCCTTGTCTGCTCCAGCGATGCAACTTAGCGATCTGTGCCTCACACCCGATGAGATCCAAACTCCCGAGCGGCGTGGTGAAATCGGAAACAAATCGCCATCGGATCTTGACTCCGATGTCTCCATGAACATCTCGCTGTCCGATTCCATTGGCGAGATCTTCGGCACCAAGGATATCAGCAGCATTCTGACCATGCAGCGGCCGCGTCAGTACATATTGCTGGAGGAGCATCTGCCCACACTGGCCACCATGTTGAACGTGGACTTGGAGCGACTGCGCTGCGTGCTGGATATCACTCAGGGATTGACCCACGAGCAGATCCTGCGTTTTCCGATAAAACAAGAAGAGGCTGAATTGGAAGTATCTTCGATATTATAG